One region of Candidatus Binatia bacterium genomic DNA includes:
- a CDS encoding methyltransferase domain-containing protein, with translation MDRSMHSMIARVRGAVAAAVLLALIGGCGAYKRWAYEGFSRDGWQQPEQVLAALEVQPGERVADIGAGGGYFAFKLADAVGPGGLVYAVDVDKDMTDYLRERAAEDGYRNVEVMLAPPDNSTLSPASVDLVFTCNTYHHFDHPVEYFSRLRSALRPGGRVAIIDLDAQRSTLVWLFGHGTPPSTIVTQMATAGYRLERSHDFLSRQSFMVFKPTP, from the coding sequence TGCTGGCGCTGATTGGCGGCTGCGGCGCTTACAAGCGCTGGGCGTACGAGGGCTTCAGCCGTGACGGGTGGCAGCAGCCCGAGCAGGTGCTGGCGGCGCTGGAAGTGCAGCCGGGCGAGCGTGTTGCCGACATCGGCGCCGGCGGCGGATATTTCGCGTTCAAGCTCGCTGACGCGGTCGGGCCGGGCGGCCTTGTCTATGCCGTCGACGTCGATAAGGACATGACCGACTACCTGCGGGAGCGCGCGGCCGAGGATGGCTACCGCAATGTCGAGGTAATGCTGGCGCCGCCGGACAACTCGACCCTGTCGCCGGCGAGTGTCGACCTGGTCTTTACCTGCAACACGTACCATCACTTCGACCATCCGGTAGAGTATTTTTCCCGTCTGCGGTCGGCGCTGCGGCCGGGCGGGCGCGTCGCCATCATCGATCTCGATGCCCAACGCTCCACGCTGGTGTGGCTCTTCGGTCACGGCACCCCGCCGTCGACGATCGTGACTCAGATGGCCACCGCCGGCTACCGCCTGGAGCGGTCACACGACTTCCTGTCGCGCCAGAGCTTCATGGTATTCAAACCCACGCCGTAG
- the selD gene encoding selenide, water dikinase SelD, which translates to MAHPWVDPTVGPLDDAAVLRPPGGPGLVFTVDFITPIVDDPETFGAIAAANSLSDVYAMGGEPQAALAVCGFPSDTLPEEVLTRIFTGGRDKAAEANCAVVGGHTVKDVELKYGLCVLGSVDPARVMSQAGARVGDVLVLTKPLGFGIVSQAIRKQAVADAEIGEAVRLMTLLNREAKDAALCAGVRAATDITGFGLLTHLHNLLSASRVAARVSAGAVPVLDGVRELAAAGHVPGGSRNNLAYAAEFSAFDAGVGDIDRLVLADAQTSGGLLLAVAPARLDALLGGLAERSVAARAVVGEVIAGQPGRIEVRR; encoded by the coding sequence ATTGCGCACCCGTGGGTGGACCCGACGGTCGGGCCGCTCGACGACGCGGCGGTGTTGCGTCCGCCCGGCGGACCGGGACTGGTGTTTACGGTCGACTTCATCACTCCGATTGTCGACGACCCCGAGACGTTCGGAGCGATTGCCGCCGCCAATTCGCTGAGCGACGTGTACGCCATGGGCGGCGAGCCGCAGGCCGCCCTCGCGGTGTGCGGCTTTCCGAGCGACACGTTGCCGGAGGAGGTCCTGACTCGCATCTTTACCGGCGGCCGGGACAAGGCGGCCGAGGCGAACTGTGCCGTGGTCGGCGGACACACGGTCAAGGACGTCGAGTTGAAATACGGGCTCTGCGTTCTCGGCTCCGTCGACCCCGCGCGTGTGATGTCCCAGGCCGGTGCACGCGTCGGCGATGTGTTGGTTCTCACCAAGCCGCTCGGTTTCGGCATTGTCTCGCAGGCCATACGTAAACAGGCGGTCGCGGACGCCGAGATCGGGGAAGCGGTGCGTTTGATGACGTTGCTCAATCGCGAGGCGAAGGATGCGGCGTTGTGTGCCGGGGTACGGGCGGCGACGGACATCACCGGGTTCGGTTTGCTCACCCACCTGCACAACTTGCTGTCGGCCTCGCGGGTGGCGGCGCGGGTGAGTGCCGGTGCGGTGCCGGTTCTCGACGGTGTGCGAGAACTCGCCGCGGCGGGGCACGTTCCGGGCGGGTCCAGGAACAACCTCGCATACGCGGCGGAGTTCAGCGCCTTCGACGCCGGGGTCGGGGATATCGATCGGCTGGTGCTGGCCGATGCGCAGACTTCGGGTGGGCTGCTGCTGGCCGTTGCGCCGGCGCGACTGGATGCGCTTCTGGGCGGATTGGCGGAGCGGAGCGTGGCGGCGCGGGCTGTCGTGGGTGAGGTGATTGCGGGTCAGCCCGGGAGGATCGAGGTGCGTCGATGA
- a CDS encoding cysteine rich repeat-containing protein codes for MAVLGVMAAVALLCGPAGADATPVPATPEVGQTGAGAAGGGMPEGVRMGGRRRAPRQSVCAAEIAKFCSGVERGQGRYRECLTKHLDELSPACKEHVQSGGADGGARGGAAGSRGMARSRWQGACAAELEKFCKDVQPGRGRIQQCLTGHEAELGEACKDALQAGRGTRR; via the coding sequence ATGGCGGTTTTGGGAGTGATGGCGGCGGTGGCGCTGTTGTGTGGTCCGGCCGGGGCGGATGCGACGCCGGTACCGGCGACGCCGGAGGTTGGCCAGACGGGAGCCGGCGCTGCCGGCGGGGGTATGCCGGAGGGCGTTCGGATGGGCGGGAGGCGGCGGGCGCCGCGACAGAGCGTGTGTGCGGCGGAGATCGCCAAGTTCTGCAGTGGCGTCGAAAGAGGGCAGGGGCGCTACCGCGAATGCCTGACCAAGCATCTCGACGAGCTCTCGCCTGCCTGCAAAGAGCACGTGCAATCCGGCGGCGCCGATGGCGGTGCCCGTGGCGGTGCGGCCGGGAGCCGTGGGATGGCCCGCTCGCGCTGGCAGGGGGCGTGTGCGGCCGAGCTGGAGAAGTTCTGTAAGGATGTGCAACCGGGACGAGGCCGCATTCAGCAGTGTCTTACGGGGCACGAGGCGGAGTTGGGAGAAGCCTGTAAGGATGCGCTGCAGGCGGGTCGCGGCACCCGTCGCTGA
- a CDS encoding YqgE/AlgH family protein: protein MRCRRVAAPVADYVTSPRVAIAVLVAGVVAIGPNPNGAAGAATGLGGPAEPGRTTEGRFLVATEALADPNFSRTVILMLAHDAGGAMGVVLNRPSGVSLREAVPGIAELRGREDRLFFGGPVGLNLMIVLLRSARQPKEARRVFDDVYVTGSLAALREALARKGKAERMRAFVGHAGWAPGQLENEIGRGDWRVVDADPRFVFDTAPGEVWRKLYERTEGEWTRRDDSGMGIAWAARTEADLPSVDFDVPP, encoded by the coding sequence ATGCGCTGCAGGCGGGTCGCGGCACCCGTCGCTGATTACGTGACCAGCCCGCGCGTCGCCATTGCAGTCCTGGTCGCCGGGGTGGTCGCGATCGGGCCGAACCCGAACGGGGCGGCCGGAGCGGCCACCGGTCTGGGCGGGCCGGCCGAGCCGGGGCGTACGACCGAGGGGCGGTTCCTCGTGGCGACCGAGGCGCTGGCCGACCCCAACTTCTCGCGCACGGTGATCCTCATGCTCGCGCACGATGCCGGGGGGGCCATGGGAGTCGTGCTGAACCGGCCGTCAGGCGTCAGCCTGCGCGAAGCGGTGCCGGGAATTGCGGAACTTCGTGGGCGCGAGGACCGGTTGTTTTTCGGGGGCCCGGTCGGGCTGAACCTGATGATCGTGCTGTTGCGTTCGGCACGGCAGCCGAAGGAGGCGCGCCGGGTGTTCGACGACGTCTACGTGACCGGCAGTCTTGCGGCGTTGCGCGAGGCGCTGGCGAGGAAGGGCAAGGCCGAGCGGATGCGCGCTTTCGTCGGCCATGCGGGATGGGCGCCGGGGCAGTTGGAGAACGAGATTGGCAGGGGGGATTGGCGGGTGGTCGACGCCGACCCCCGGTTCGTTTTCGATACTGCCCCGGGTGAGGTCTGGCGGAAGCTGTACGAACGTACGGAGGGCGAGTGGACCCGCCGCGACGATAGCGGCATGGGGATCGCGTGGGCGGCCCGGACCGAGGCGGACTTGCCCTCAGTCGACTTCGATGTACCGCCTTGA
- a CDS encoding site-2 protease family protein: protein MSRQSGIDLFRIAGIQIAIDYSWIVIFLLVLWSLTAGYFPRYYPGYGWTQYLVIGTVGSFLFFASVLIHELSHAMVANRVGQSVKRITLFIFGGMAHLSREPSSARAELQIAAVGPLTSLGLGALFWVLQHFAVAARVDALWVALFEYLAFINVALAVFNLLPGFPLDGGRILRGILWLRSGNMRQATARAADWGAGIAAGVMALGVLQIFLGSLVGGLWMIFIGMFLRAAARASYHGVVVQHALGGVRVADLMIDRPEMLPADMTVTAAVDEHFLRHGYGGFPVTRDGLVAGIVTLTELKQCPPDERAQRRIGEFMRPADGAVRIDARASVADALRQMIEADTGRLLVTAGSRIVGLITRTGITRVIQMKTELEEER, encoded by the coding sequence TTGTCACGACAGAGCGGCATCGACCTGTTCCGCATCGCGGGCATCCAGATCGCGATCGACTACTCCTGGATCGTCATCTTCCTGCTCGTGCTGTGGAGCCTGACCGCGGGGTACTTCCCGCGCTACTACCCGGGGTACGGCTGGACGCAGTATCTCGTCATCGGTACCGTCGGTTCCTTTCTCTTCTTCGCCTCCGTGCTGATCCATGAGCTGTCGCATGCGATGGTCGCCAACCGGGTCGGACAGAGCGTCAAACGCATCACCCTTTTCATCTTCGGCGGCATGGCGCACCTGTCGCGAGAACCGTCGAGCGCCCGGGCCGAACTGCAGATAGCCGCGGTGGGACCGCTGACGAGTCTCGGGCTCGGCGCCCTCTTCTGGGTTCTCCAGCACTTCGCCGTCGCCGCCCGTGTCGACGCACTGTGGGTAGCGCTGTTCGAGTACCTGGCGTTCATCAATGTCGCGCTCGCGGTGTTCAATCTGCTCCCAGGCTTTCCGCTCGACGGCGGTCGTATCTTGCGGGGTATTCTCTGGTTGCGTTCGGGTAACATGCGCCAGGCGACGGCGCGGGCCGCGGACTGGGGTGCGGGGATCGCGGCCGGTGTCATGGCGCTTGGCGTACTGCAAATCTTTCTCGGGTCCCTGGTTGGCGGCCTCTGGATGATCTTCATCGGCATGTTTCTGCGCGCCGCGGCCAGGGCCAGCTACCACGGCGTGGTCGTCCAGCATGCGCTCGGCGGCGTGCGCGTCGCCGACTTGATGATCGATCGTCCGGAGATGCTGCCCGCCGACATGACGGTAACCGCCGCCGTAGACGAGCATTTCCTGCGCCACGGATACGGCGGGTTTCCGGTCACCCGCGACGGACTGGTGGCGGGGATCGTCACCCTGACCGAGCTCAAGCAGTGCCCACCTGACGAACGTGCACAACGACGCATCGGCGAGTTCATGCGGCCCGCGGACGGAGCCGTCCGCATCGATGCGCGCGCTTCGGTGGCCGACGCGCTCCGGCAGATGATCGAGGCGGACACCGGTCGCCTGCTGGTCACTGCCGGCTCGCGCATCGTCGGACTGATCACCCGCACGGGAATCACACGGGTGATTCAGATGAAGACCGAGTTGGAAGAGGAGCGGTAA
- a CDS encoding glycoside hydrolase family 127 protein, whose translation MYVWNRPPLAPSAFARLPLGSVRALGWLHEQLRLAAEGFTGHLMDIWEDVGPNSGWLGGSGENWERGPYYVRGLLALAYTLDDSRLIARARQWIEWTLGSQRTDGYFGPAHNDDWWPRMPMLDALRLYHEATGDLRVPPFMTRYFRHQQAHLPSRPLEAWGRPRGGDNLDSVLWLYNRTGDRQLLELADLLHAQTSDWLTECEREAPSADAFDFGHGVNRAMGLKEPLVFFQRSGDPRHREAFRIGWERTLGAHGQVQGTFSGDEFLHGRGFTQGTEFCTIVELLATLERALQIDGEAWIGDAIERIAYNALPAIMSADHRTHQYFQLVNQVECTPGGRNFNVHHETDLLFGPFSGYGCCAANLHMGWPWLVSSAWMATPDGGLLAGVLAPTAVTATVGNGRQVHIVEETRYPFEPDVRFTVRLAKAVEFPLWVRVPGWAAGVTLAVNDVAADPGRVAATTQPRTGAGWLLRLARRWTDGDRVDLHLPMRPRVARWDDALVVERGPLVFALGIGEDWRAVGGTAPFEEYEVHPTTPWNYGLRLDPEDPAAPIGVESGPAAAQPWTPATAPVRLRVPGQRLPEWTTAGGVGGPLPPAGTLAGSPCEDLTLVPFGCARLRIAAFPMVR comes from the coding sequence GTGTACGTCTGGAACCGACCGCCCCTGGCGCCCAGCGCCTTCGCGCGCCTGCCCCTTGGCAGCGTGCGTGCCCTCGGTTGGCTGCACGAGCAGCTTCGCCTCGCCGCCGAGGGCTTCACGGGTCACTTGATGGACATCTGGGAGGACGTGGGGCCGAACAGCGGCTGGCTGGGCGGCAGCGGCGAGAACTGGGAGCGCGGCCCCTATTATGTCCGCGGCCTGCTCGCCCTCGCTTACACCCTCGACGACTCCCGCCTGATCGCCCGGGCACGCCAGTGGATCGAGTGGACCCTCGGCTCGCAACGCACGGACGGGTACTTCGGACCGGCGCACAACGACGACTGGTGGCCGCGCATGCCGATGCTCGATGCTCTGCGCCTCTACCACGAAGCCACCGGCGACCTCCGCGTCCCGCCGTTCATGACCCGCTACTTCCGCCATCAGCAGGCACACCTGCCGTCGCGGCCGCTCGAAGCCTGGGGACGACCGCGCGGAGGGGACAACCTGGACAGCGTGCTGTGGCTGTACAACCGCACCGGAGATCGCCAGCTTCTCGAACTCGCCGATCTCCTGCACGCCCAGACCAGCGACTGGCTGACCGAGTGCGAACGCGAGGCGCCGTCCGCCGACGCTTTCGATTTCGGCCATGGCGTCAACCGTGCCATGGGGCTCAAAGAACCGCTGGTGTTCTTTCAGCGCTCCGGGGACCCGCGTCATCGCGAGGCCTTCCGGATCGGCTGGGAACGTACTCTCGGCGCCCACGGGCAGGTGCAGGGCACATTCTCCGGCGACGAGTTCCTGCACGGTCGGGGTTTCACCCAGGGCACCGAGTTCTGCACCATCGTCGAGCTTTTGGCCACCCTCGAACGGGCCCTGCAAATCGATGGCGAAGCATGGATCGGCGACGCTATCGAGCGCATCGCTTACAACGCCCTGCCGGCGATCATGTCCGCCGATCACCGCACCCATCAGTACTTTCAGCTCGTCAACCAGGTGGAATGCACGCCCGGCGGGCGCAACTTCAACGTTCACCACGAAACCGATTTGCTCTTCGGCCCGTTCAGCGGCTACGGCTGCTGCGCGGCCAATCTGCACATGGGTTGGCCCTGGTTGGTAAGCAGCGCGTGGATGGCCACGCCGGACGGCGGCCTGCTCGCCGGGGTCCTCGCCCCGACGGCGGTGACCGCCACGGTCGGCAACGGCCGGCAGGTCCACATCGTCGAGGAAACGAGATACCCGTTCGAGCCGGACGTCCGCTTCACAGTTCGCCTCGCCAAGGCGGTGGAGTTCCCTCTCTGGGTGCGGGTACCCGGCTGGGCAGCCGGAGTCACGCTCGCCGTCAACGACGTCGCCGCCGACCCGGGCCGGGTCGCCGCGACCACTCAGCCCCGCACCGGTGCGGGCTGGCTCCTGCGCCTCGCACGCCGGTGGACCGACGGCGATCGTGTCGATCTGCACCTCCCGATGCGCCCGCGCGTAGCCCGATGGGATGACGCGCTGGTCGTGGAACGCGGACCGCTGGTGTTCGCTCTCGGTATCGGCGAGGACTGGCGCGCCGTCGGAGGCACGGCGCCGTTCGAGGAGTACGAGGTTCACCCGACGACGCCATGGAACTACGGCTTGCGTCTCGACCCGGAGGACCCGGCGGCGCCGATTGGCGTGGAGTCCGGCCCGGCCGCCGCGCAGCCATGGACGCCAGCCACCGCGCCGGTACGCCTGCGGGTGCCCGGTCAGCGTTTGCCGGAATGGACCACCGCCGGCGGTGTCGGCGGACCGCTGCCACCCGCGGGGACACTTGCCGGGAGCCCCTGCGAGGATCTGACTCTCGTCCCGTTCGGTTGCGCGCGCCTGCGCATTGCGGCATTTCCAATGGTGCGTTGA
- a CDS encoding DEAD/DEAH box helicase family protein, with translation MSGFEVQQPILCSPFEEPREHWRIVEGEEPQRMPGRRPAMYFYRPPGRGDETEPRDGAGTAIELKLVNRIRERVKEWRAHQWAGVTRTTLELLHYWRRDGRQQRLFFAQLEAAETIIFLTEARADFRQGIEVPLDEPSDERKAEGFAAFRRYACKMATGSGKTTVMGMLAAWSILNKVTDRSDARFSDVALVVCPNVTIRNRLRELDPNEGEASIYRTRDLVAPHLMALLTQGRVLVTNWHVFEPHGVQVGGVSATVAKAGVPVRVREAVTIGPKTTVARGRRYLTAEELERQVAADLLTVVAEERDKQGHLKKVQIEAVRYVESDTALVNRILGREVGGKQNILVFNDEAHHAYRIRRPEPDETEGDLFGEEEEGEEFFKEATVWIDGLDRIHKLRGINCCVDLSATPYFLGRVGQETNRTFAWVVSDFGLTDAIESGLVKIPQLAVRDTTGAAIPGYFNIWRWILPRLTPAERGGKKGNPKPEAILKWASTPIAMLAGLWEELRREWESIKDDPRPPVFIVVCKNTKIAKVVYDWLGEDRPPPGIPPASIEGFRNNGRMSTIRVDSKVAHETDTDQTKSDESAWMRRTLDTVGKTEWPKDRQGRPIYPEGFEDLAKRRGQPLHPPGRDVRCIVSVGMLTEGWDCNTVTHIVGLRPFMSQLLCEQVVGRGLRRTTYEVSEDGKLSEEVAKVFGVPFEVIPFKANVGPKPPTAKRYHVHAVPAKARFEITYPRVEGYRQAIRNRVTINLDAAATLVLDPMNIPPEVQMKGALPNNKGRHSLTGPGRIESVDLNPYRSGRRLQELVFDLARDLTRDYVAQPGCEAPVHVLFPQLVRIAERYLRERVQPVPPTNILDVFLSPYYGWVIERLVAAIQPDASQGEAPEVPRYETSRGPGSTAEVDFWTSRDVREVTRSHLNYVVADTAKWEQSAAYVIDTHACVDAFVKNAGLGFAIPYLHNGEPHDYMPDFIVRLRTEPPRFLILETKGYDPLDEVKRQAAQRWIDAVNAEGRYGRWAYALVRKVAEIPPRLVQATAV, from the coding sequence ATGAGCGGCTTTGAAGTCCAGCAGCCCATCCTCTGCTCCCCGTTTGAGGAGCCGCGAGAGCATTGGCGAATCGTCGAGGGCGAGGAGCCGCAGCGGATGCCGGGGCGGCGGCCGGCGATGTACTTCTATCGGCCGCCCGGTCGCGGTGACGAGACGGAGCCGCGCGACGGCGCGGGCACGGCCATCGAGCTGAAGCTGGTCAATCGGATCCGCGAACGCGTGAAGGAGTGGCGCGCGCATCAGTGGGCGGGGGTGACGCGCACGACGCTGGAGCTGCTGCACTACTGGCGGCGTGACGGCCGCCAGCAGCGGCTGTTCTTCGCACAGCTCGAAGCCGCCGAGACCATCATCTTCCTCACCGAAGCCCGCGCCGATTTCCGGCAGGGCATCGAGGTCCCGCTCGATGAACCGAGCGACGAGCGCAAGGCCGAGGGCTTCGCGGCGTTTCGCCGGTACGCTTGCAAGATGGCGACCGGGTCCGGAAAGACGACCGTGATGGGCATGCTGGCCGCGTGGAGCATCCTTAACAAAGTCACCGACCGCAGCGACGCGCGCTTCTCGGACGTCGCGCTGGTGGTGTGCCCCAACGTGACGATCCGCAATCGGCTGCGCGAGCTCGACCCGAACGAAGGCGAAGCCAGCATCTACCGAACCCGCGACCTGGTGGCGCCGCATCTCATGGCCCTGCTCACGCAGGGCCGGGTGTTGGTCACGAACTGGCACGTGTTCGAGCCGCATGGCGTGCAGGTCGGGGGCGTGAGCGCCACGGTGGCGAAGGCCGGTGTACCCGTGCGGGTCCGCGAGGCCGTCACCATCGGTCCGAAGACGACCGTCGCGCGCGGCAGGCGCTACCTCACGGCCGAGGAGTTGGAACGACAGGTTGCAGCGGACCTCCTGACCGTTGTGGCGGAAGAACGCGACAAGCAGGGACACCTCAAGAAGGTGCAGATCGAAGCCGTGCGCTACGTCGAGAGCGACACGGCGCTCGTGAACCGCATCCTGGGCCGCGAGGTCGGCGGCAAGCAGAACATCCTGGTGTTCAACGACGAGGCCCACCACGCCTACCGCATTCGCCGTCCGGAGCCGGACGAGACCGAGGGCGATCTGTTCGGCGAGGAGGAAGAGGGCGAGGAGTTCTTCAAGGAAGCGACGGTATGGATCGACGGCCTCGATCGGATCCACAAGCTCCGGGGCATCAACTGCTGCGTCGACCTGTCGGCCACCCCGTATTTTCTCGGCCGCGTCGGGCAGGAGACGAACCGGACCTTTGCGTGGGTGGTGAGCGATTTCGGGCTCACCGATGCGATCGAGTCAGGCTTGGTGAAGATCCCGCAGCTCGCCGTGCGCGACACGACGGGCGCCGCGATTCCGGGCTACTTCAACATCTGGCGGTGGATCCTGCCGAGGCTGACTCCCGCCGAGCGCGGCGGCAAGAAGGGCAACCCGAAACCCGAGGCGATTCTCAAGTGGGCCAGCACGCCGATTGCGATGCTGGCGGGCCTGTGGGAGGAGCTGCGCCGCGAATGGGAGTCGATCAAGGACGACCCGCGCCCGCCGGTGTTCATCGTGGTGTGCAAGAACACGAAGATCGCCAAGGTGGTGTACGACTGGCTCGGAGAGGACCGCCCGCCGCCCGGCATCCCGCCGGCGAGCATCGAGGGGTTTCGCAACAACGGCCGCATGAGCACGATCCGCGTCGACTCCAAGGTCGCGCATGAGACCGACACCGATCAGACCAAGAGCGACGAGTCGGCGTGGATGCGCCGGACGCTGGACACCGTCGGCAAGACCGAATGGCCGAAGGACCGGCAGGGACGGCCGATCTACCCGGAGGGGTTTGAAGATCTCGCCAAGAGACGGGGGCAGCCGCTGCATCCTCCCGGCCGCGACGTGCGCTGTATCGTCAGCGTCGGAATGCTCACGGAAGGCTGGGACTGCAACACGGTCACGCACATCGTCGGCCTGCGGCCGTTCATGTCGCAGCTCTTGTGCGAGCAGGTGGTCGGTCGCGGCCTGCGGCGCACCACCTACGAGGTCAGCGAAGACGGCAAGCTGAGCGAGGAAGTTGCCAAGGTGTTCGGGGTCCCGTTCGAGGTGATTCCGTTCAAAGCCAACGTCGGCCCCAAGCCGCCGACTGCCAAGCGCTACCACGTCCACGCGGTACCGGCGAAGGCGCGCTTCGAGATCACTTATCCGCGCGTCGAAGGCTACCGGCAGGCGATCCGCAACCGCGTAACGATCAATCTGGATGCGGCGGCCACACTGGTGCTCGACCCGATGAACATCCCGCCCGAGGTGCAGATGAAGGGGGCGCTGCCCAACAACAAGGGTCGCCATTCGCTCACCGGGCCGGGAAGGATCGAGAGCGTCGACCTCAATCCGTACCGGTCCGGCAGGCGGCTTCAGGAACTGGTCTTCGACCTGGCGCGCGATCTGACCCGCGACTACGTCGCGCAACCCGGGTGTGAAGCGCCGGTGCACGTCCTCTTTCCCCAGCTCGTCCGCATCGCCGAACGGTACCTGCGCGAGCGGGTCCAGCCGGTTCCGCCGACGAACATTCTCGACGTCTTTCTCTCGCCATACTACGGATGGGTGATCGAGCGACTCGTCGCCGCCATTCAACCCGACGCGTCGCAGGGCGAAGCCCCCGAGGTGCCGCGCTACGAAACCAGCCGCGGCCCCGGGTCGACGGCGGAGGTTGACTTCTGGACCAGCCGGGACGTACGCGAAGTCACCCGCAGCCATCTGAACTACGTGGTCGCGGACACCGCGAAGTGGGAGCAGTCGGCGGCGTACGTGATCGACACGCACGCATGCGTCGATGCGTTCGTGAAGAACGCCGGGCTAGGGTTCGCGATCCCGTACCTCCACAACGGCGAACCGCACGACTACATGCCCGACTTCATCGTCCGCCTGCGGACGGAGCCGCCGCGTTTTCTGATCCTCGAAACCAAAGGCTACGATCCGCTCGATGAAGTCAAACGCCAGGCGGCGCAGCGCTGGATCGATGCCGTAAACGCGGAGGGCCGGTACGGGCGCTGGGCGTACGCGCTCGTAAGGAAGGTTGCCGAGATTCCACCGCGGCTGGTACAGGCCACCGCCGTCTGA
- a CDS encoding AAA family ATPase, giving the protein MIRKVAIRRFKRFDEVEFVLPDNIVLAGPNNTGKTTVLQAIAAWSLALNRWKELNDFQRHGGAYPRAPIARQAFSAVPLRAFDLLWNQREYRGPVEVLVQTGDWAITMEFISDSTEQIYVRPKRDAEPTMVRSANLATVFVPAMSGLGVDEPVYQRPKIDQMLGQAKPGDVLRNLLVEANASEPAWRAILESIRRLFGYDLSPPDATGAHIVAEYSERSAGARFDIASAGSGFQQVLMLLTFLNTRPGAVLLLDEPDAHLHVILQDAIYGELRSVAAKQRSQLVIATHSEVIINSVEPRDLCVLMTQPRMLADSDERALLIKSLGVLSNEDILLALDAPGVLYLEDYTDLEILRAWAKTLGHPAHEILTTRLFWRKTVAQPRPGAEGIKAKDHYEALRLIRDLPGLELLDGDARSEIPPTPITGHGLQRLRWRRYEIESYLFHPAALARYVEYMVGPAAASAHADDLRKYLNETQPPAFLRDPLADHPFLIGTKARTELIPPALAAAGLPDVPYTRYHEIAALMPATELHPEVKEKLDGIVKALGQ; this is encoded by the coding sequence GTGATCCGCAAGGTCGCGATCCGCCGCTTCAAGCGGTTCGACGAGGTCGAGTTCGTCCTGCCCGACAATATCGTCCTGGCCGGCCCGAACAACACCGGAAAGACGACGGTCTTGCAGGCAATCGCGGCTTGGAGCCTGGCCCTTAACCGCTGGAAGGAGCTGAACGACTTCCAGCGTCACGGCGGCGCGTATCCGAGGGCACCGATTGCGAGGCAGGCCTTTTCGGCCGTACCGCTGCGGGCGTTCGACCTGCTGTGGAATCAACGGGAGTATCGCGGACCCGTGGAAGTCCTGGTCCAAACGGGCGACTGGGCGATTACCATGGAGTTCATTTCTGACAGCACGGAGCAGATCTACGTGCGCCCAAAGCGCGATGCGGAGCCGACGATGGTGCGCAGCGCGAACCTGGCGACGGTGTTTGTGCCGGCGATGTCCGGTCTGGGTGTGGACGAGCCCGTGTATCAGCGGCCGAAGATCGACCAGATGCTCGGCCAAGCGAAACCGGGCGATGTGCTTCGGAATCTCCTGGTAGAGGCCAACGCGTCTGAGCCTGCCTGGCGAGCGATCCTCGAGTCGATTCGACGTCTGTTCGGCTATGATCTGTCGCCGCCGGACGCAACCGGAGCACACATCGTCGCCGAGTACTCGGAACGGTCGGCGGGCGCGCGGTTCGACATCGCCAGCGCCGGGAGCGGGTTTCAGCAGGTGTTGATGCTTCTCACGTTCCTCAATACGCGACCGGGCGCTGTGTTGTTGCTTGATGAGCCTGACGCACACCTTCACGTGATCCTGCAAGACGCGATCTACGGCGAGCTGCGAAGCGTCGCGGCGAAACAGAGGTCGCAACTCGTTATCGCCACTCACTCGGAGGTCATCATCAACTCGGTCGAGCCAAGGGATCTCTGCGTGCTCATGACGCAGCCGCGTATGCTGGCCGATTCCGACGAACGGGCCTTGCTGATCAAGTCGCTCGGGGTCCTGTCGAACGAGGACATCCTGCTCGCCCTCGATGCGCCCGGGGTGCTGTACCTCGAAGACTATACAGACTTGGAGATCTTGCGGGCGTGGGCGAAGACGCTCGGCCATCCGGCACATGAGATTCTGACGACACGCCTGTTCTGGAGAAAGACCGTCGCACAGCCGCGCCCAGGCGCAGAGGGGATCAAAGCGAAGGACCACTACGAGGCCCTACGGCTCATTCGCGACCTCCCGGGGTTGGAGCTTCTCGATGGTGACGCGCGCTCAGAGATTCCGCCGACGCCGATAACGGGGCATGGGCTCCAGCGCCTCCGCTGGCGGCGTTACGAGATCGAGAGCTATCTCTTTCACCCCGCGGCGCTGGCGCGCTACGTCGAATACATGGTGGGACCCGCCGCAGCCTCAGCCCACGCCGACGATCTGCGCAAGTACCTGAACGAAACCCAACCACCCGCCTTCCTGAGAGACCCTCTTGCCGATCACCCCTTTCTGATCGGTACCAAGGCACGAACAGAATTGATCCCGCCGGCATTGGCTGCCGCCGGTCTGCCTGACGTGCCCTACACGCGCTACCATGAGATCGCGGCGTTGATGCCGGCGACGGAGCTGCATCCGGAGGTGAAGGAAAAGCTCGACGGCATCGTGAAGGCCCTTGGTCAATGA